GCGGTTTCCGGCGTGATCAGGGTGCCGTTGGGCGCCATGACGCAGCGGAGCCCCCTGGTCTTGGCATAGGCGACCAGCTCGTACACGTCGGCACGCATCATGGGCTCGCCGCCCGTGAAGATGATGATCGGGCTGCCAACGTCCGGAAAGGTGTCGATAAGCGCCTTGGCTTCCTCGGTGGAAAGCTCGCCTTCGTACGGTTCGGGATGTGCCTCGGCCCGGCAGTGCTTGCAGGCGAGGTTGCAGGAGCGCGTCACTTCCCACGCGATGAGGCGGCAGATCGGGCTGCCGTCCTCAAGGGTTTTCCGGGGGGGCGTCTCGGCTCCGGGATGGCCGCCGGGGTGTCCTTCGGGCGGGCAGCCGCCCGGATGTCCTTTGGGGTGTCCTTGCATGGCTATCTGCCCAGCGTCCTGAGGACGTCTTCGGTAAAGTAGGTGATGATCAAATCGCATCCGGCGCGCTTGAACGCCACGAGGGATTCCATGACCACGGCCTGTTCGTCCACCCAGCCGTTGGCTGCTGCGGCCTTGATCAGGCTGTATTCGCCGCTGACCTGATAGGCGGCCACCGGGCAGTCGAAGGAATCGCGCACCTGCCGGATCACGTCCAGATAGGGCATGCCGGGCTTGACCATGATGATGTCCGCGCCTTCCTCAAGGTCGGCGGCGGCTTCACGCATGGCTTCGCGGCCGTTGGCCGGGTCCATCTGGTACGCCTTGCGGTCGCCGAACTGCGGGGTGGACTCGGCCGCCTCGCGGAACGGGCCGTAGAATGCGGACGCGTATTTCACGGCGTAGCTCATGATCGGGGTGTTGACGAACCCTTCCTCGTCCAGCATGGCGCGGATTGCGGCAACGCGTCCGTCCATCATGTCCGAGGGGGCCACCATGTCCGCGCCTGCGCGTACCTGAGCCAGAGCGGCACGGGCCAGCAGGTTCAGGGTGGGGTCGTTCATGACCTCGCCGTTCTTGATCAGGCCGCAATGGCCGTGCGAGGTGTATTCGCAGAGACAGGTGTCCGCGATGACGACCAGTTCGGGCCACTTGTCCTTGATCATGCGGATCGCCTTCTGGACGATGCCGTCATCGGCGTAGGCCTGAGAGCCTGTCTCGTCCTTTTCCGCAGGAATGCCGAACAGGATCAGGGACTTGAGGTCGAGGTCCACGGCCTGAGCCACCTGCTTCTCCAGTTGCTTCAGGGAAAGCTGGTACTGGCCGGGCATGGACGTGATCGGTTTCCGGAAATCCTCGTCGTCGGTCTCGACCACGAAGTAGGGCATGATCAGGTCCTGAGGCCGGATCTCGTTTTCGCGGACAAGTTCGCGGAGGGTCGCGCCGGAGCGCAGGCGGCGACCGCGGTGGAATTCAAAGGGAATCATGGGGGCTCCTTGGAGATTGCTGGAAAAGGGTGATCTGCCGCGTCATGAAAAAAATCCATCCCGACGCGAATTGTTCATGCGCGTCGGCCATGGATTCTTTTCTATAAC
Above is a window of Pseudodesulfovibrio tunisiensis DNA encoding:
- the hemB gene encoding porphobilinogen synthase, which translates into the protein MIPFEFHRGRRLRSGATLRELVRENEIRPQDLIMPYFVVETDDEDFRKPITSMPGQYQLSLKQLEKQVAQAVDLDLKSLILFGIPAEKDETGSQAYADDGIVQKAIRMIKDKWPELVVIADTCLCEYTSHGHCGLIKNGEVMNDPTLNLLARAALAQVRAGADMVAPSDMMDGRVAAIRAMLDEEGFVNTPIMSYAVKYASAFYGPFREAAESTPQFGDRKAYQMDPANGREAMREAAADLEEGADIIMVKPGMPYLDVIRQVRDSFDCPVAAYQVSGEYSLIKAAAANGWVDEQAVVMESLVAFKRAGCDLIITYFTEDVLRTLGR